A genomic window from Euleptes europaea isolate rEulEur1 chromosome 9, rEulEur1.hap1, whole genome shotgun sequence includes:
- the PKD2 gene encoding polycystin-2 translates to MDVEWGGGGAASPSSGGRGPRGESGRRRGGEDEEDLGEEGERPCPAGGGEAPHLPPDQAAGPPPHRVAWAQGLARRLRGLWGTRLTEENTSREKYLKSVLRELITYLLFLLVLCILSYGMVSSNTYYYTRVMSQLFLETPVSKMEKTNFKTMSTMEDFWKFTEGPLLDGLYWEVWYNNKTVAENRSFIYYENLLLGVPRIRQLKVRNGSCSIPEDLKDEIKECYDMYSVGNEDTAPFGLRNGTAWTYTSEKDMNGSSYWGLIATYSGGGYYQDLSRSREETSLLLGVLKNNLWLDRGTRATFIDFSVYNANINLFCIVRLLAEFPPTGGVLTSWQFQPVKLIHYISTFDFFLAACEIVFCLFILYYVVEEVLEIHIHRLYYFRSLWNCLDVLIIVLSVAAIGVNIYRTSTVDKLLKTLLENQNRFPNFELLAYWQTEFSNIAAVTMFFVWIKLFKFISFNRTMNQLSTTMSRCAKDVLGFAIMFFIIFIAYAQLAYLVFGTQVDDFSTFQDSVFAQFRILLGDFDFTEVEEANRVLGPVYFTTFVFFMFFILLNMFLAIINDTYSEVKSDMAQQKAEMELSDLIKKGYTKAMVKLKLKKTPVDDISESLRQSGGKLNFDELRQDLKGKGHTDAEIEAIFTKYDQDGDQELTELEHQQMRDDLEKERDLELDRSSLKRPLSGRSFPRSLDDSEEDDDDDSGHSSRRRGSSSSGVSYEEFQVLVRRVDRMEHSIGSIVSKIDAVIVKLEAMERAKLKRRDVLGRLLDGITEDERLGHGNEIHRDQMERLVREELERWESDDAASQVSHRLGTPLGLNGHSRARNSRPSSSQSAEGAEGGGAGNGGSNVHV, encoded by the exons ATGGACGTGGagtggggcggcggcggggcggcctcGCCTTCCTCAGGGGGCCGCGGGCCGCGGGGCGAGAGCGGCCGGCGGCGGGGAGGAGAGGACGAAGAGGACTTGGGAGAGGAGGGCGAGCGGCCCTGCCCCGCAGGCGGAGGGGAGGCCCCGCATCTCCCCCCCGACCAGGCCGCCGGGCCCCCGCCGCACCGCGTCGCCTGGGCCCAGGGGCTGGCGCGGCGCCTCCGAG GTCTGTGGGGTACGAGACTAACAGAAGAAAACACAAGCAGAGAGAAATACCTAAAAAGTGTTTTACGAGAATTAATCACATATTTGCTTTTTCTTCTGGTCCTGTGCATCT TGTCTTATGGAATGGTGAGTTCTAATACGTATTACTACACAAGGGTGATGTCTCAGCTCTTTCTAGAAACGCCAGTATCAAAAATGGAGAAGACAAACTTCAAAACTATGTCCACAATGGAAGACTTCTGGAAG TTCACTGAGGGCCCTTTGCTAGATGGGCTTTATTGGGAAGTGTGGTACAACAATAAGACAGTGGCAGAAAACAGAAGTTTCATCTACTACGAGAACCTGCTTCTGGGAGTGCCTCGCATCAGACAGCTGAAAGTGAGGAATGGCTCGTGTtcaatacctgaagatttgaagGATGAAATTAAGGAGTGTTATGATATGTACTCTGTGGGTAATGAGGACACTGCTCCGTTTGGCCTCCGCAATGGAACTGC CTGGACTTACACCAGTGAAAAAGATATGAATGGGAGCAGCTACTGGGGACTGATTGCAACATACAGTGGAGGGGGATATTACCAGGACCTGTCCAGAAGCAGAGAGGAGACATCTCTGTTGCTTGGTGTCCTTAAGAATAACCTGTGGCTTGATAGGGGCACAAGAGCAACATTTATCGATTTTTCAGTGTACAATGCAAATATCAATCTCTTCTGTATTGTAAG GTTATTGGCGGAGTTCCCGCCGACAGGAGGCGTGCTTACCTCTTGGCAATTCCAGCCAGTGAAGTTGATTCATTACATTTCCACTTTCGATTTCTTCCTGGCTGCCTGCGAAATTGTATTTTGTCTCTTCATCCTTTATTATGTGGTGGAAGAAGTCCTGGAAATTCACATTCACAGACTGTATTATTTTAGGAGCCTCTGGAACTGCCTTGATGTTCTCATCATTGTG CTGTCTGTGGCTGCAATAGGAGTTAACATCTATCGAACATCCACTGTGGACAAGTTACTGAAAACACTGCTAGAGAATCAAAATCGCTTCCCAAATTTTGAGCTGTTAGCATACTGGCAAACAGAGTTCAGCAATATTGCAGCAGTCACCATGTTTTTTGTCTGGATTAAG CTCTTCAAGTTTATCAGCTTCAACCGGACAATGAACCAATTATCTACCACTATGTCGCGATGTGCCAAAGATGTCCTTGGTTTTGCCATTATGTTTTTCATCATTTTCATAGCCTATGCTCAGCTAGCTTACCTTGTGTTTGGCACCCAAGTCGATGACTTCAGTACCTTCCAGGACAGTGT CTTTGCTCAGTTCCGCATCCTGTTGGGAGATTTTGACTTTACAGAGGTTGAAGAAGCGAACAGAGTTTTGGGACCCGTTTATTTCACCACATTTGTGTTCTTTATGTTCTTCATCCTATTG AACATGTTTCTGGCCATTATCAACGATACCTACTCAGAAGTCAAATCAGATATGGCACAGCAGAAGGCCGAGATGGAACTGTCTGATcttataaaaaag GGATACACTAAAGCCATGGTGAAGCTAAAATTGAAAAAGACACCCGTTGATGACATTTCAGAGAGCCTGCGACAAAGTGGAGGCAAATTAAACTTTGATGAACTGCGGCAAGATCTGAAGGG GAAGGGGCACACTGATGCAGAGATTGAAGCCATCTTTACGAAATACGACCAAGACGGGGATCAGGAACTGACAGAGCTGGAGCATCAGCAAATGAGAGATGACTTGGAGAAAGAGAGG GACTTGGAGCTAGACCGAAGCTCTCTGAAACGCCCACTGAGTGGCCGCAGCTTCCCACGAAGCCTGGATGACTCAGAAGAGGATGATGACGACGACAGCGGGCACAGCTCAAGGAGGAGAGGCAGCAGCTCCAGTGGAGTTTCATACGAAGAGTTTCAAGT GTTGGTGCGACGTGTGGATCGTATGGAGCATTCCATAGGCAGCATCGTTTCCAAGATAGACGCTGTCATTGTGAAGCTGGAAGCAATGGAGAGAGCAAAACTGAAGAGGAGAGACGTCTTGGGGAGGCTGCTTGACGGGATCACGGag GATGAAAGGTTGGGCCACGGCAATGAAATCCACAGAGATCAAATGGAGAGACTCGTCCGAGAAGAACTGGAGCGTTGGGAATCGGACGATGCGGCGTCCCAAGTGAGCCACCGACTGGGGACTCCCCTGGGACTCAATGGTCACTCACGAGCTAGGAATTCCCGGCCGTCCTCCTCACAGTCCGCAGAAGgcgcggaggggggaggggctggaaATGGCGGGAGCAACGTTCACGTCTAG